The following are encoded in a window of Bacillus sp. SORGH_AS_0510 genomic DNA:
- a CDS encoding RNA methyltransferase: protein MKHIESVNNPKVKQWKKLLTKKERDKTESFIVEGFHLVEEALKQGEQVLEIIVSEKVGLPPRWDVNSTPVTLVTEEISDLLTETEAPQGIYAVCRMPSKRMEAQTEEGQTFLMIDAVQDPGNLGTMIRTADAAGIDAVIVGRGSVDIYNSKVLRAAQGSHFHLPILRAELHEWVDKLQEKNIPVYGTALEGAAVYTEISGGESFGLIVGNEGSGVGKDLLSATTKNLFIPIFGKSESLNVAVATGVLLYYLKK from the coding sequence TTGAAACATATTGAATCTGTAAATAATCCTAAGGTAAAACAATGGAAAAAACTTTTAACGAAAAAAGAGCGGGATAAAACCGAATCATTTATCGTGGAAGGATTCCATTTAGTAGAAGAAGCATTAAAACAAGGAGAACAGGTATTAGAAATCATTGTTTCTGAGAAAGTAGGCTTACCGCCGCGGTGGGATGTTAATTCTACTCCAGTCACACTTGTAACAGAGGAAATCTCTGATCTGTTAACAGAAACAGAAGCACCGCAAGGAATTTACGCTGTATGCCGGATGCCAAGTAAGAGAATGGAGGCTCAGACCGAAGAAGGTCAAACGTTCTTGATGATTGACGCAGTCCAGGATCCAGGTAATCTCGGCACAATGATTCGCACAGCCGATGCAGCAGGCATCGACGCGGTCATTGTTGGACGTGGTAGCGTGGATATTTATAACTCCAAGGTGTTAAGAGCTGCCCAGGGAAGTCATTTTCACCTTCCGATTTTACGAGCAGAACTCCACGAATGGGTGGATAAGCTACAAGAAAAGAATATACCTGTTTACGGAACAGCTCTTGAAGGAGCAGCGGTCTACACAGAGATTTCAGGTGGAGAATCCTTCGGCCTAATCGTGGGTAACGAAGGGAGTGGTGTGGGTAAAGATTTGCTATCTGCCACAACAAAGAATCTCTTTATCCCGATCTTCGGAAAAAGCGAATCGTTAAACGTAGCCGTAGCCACAGGCGTTCTTCTTTATTATTTGAAAAAATAG
- the pheS gene encoding phenylalanine--tRNA ligase subunit alpha, which yields MQERLKELQEEAIQKVEQSTSLKELNDIRVAYLGKKGPITEVLRGMGKLSAEERPVMGALANEVREAIAVKIEAKQKGLEEAAVLEKLASESIDVTLPGRPVKVGNHHPLTRIIEEIEDLFIGMGYQVAEGPEVEQDYYNFEALNLPKGHPARDMQDSFYITEEILLRTHTSPVQARTMEKHQGKGPIKIICPGKVYRRDNDDATHSHQFMQIEGLVVGENIRMSDLKGTLEVFAKKMFGEDREIRLRPSFFPFTEPSVEMDISCKICGGHGCSVCKQTGWIEILGAGMVHPNVLEMAGYDSKKYTGFAFGMGPERIAMLKYGVDDIRHFYTNDVRFLKQFSKHE from the coding sequence ATGCAAGAACGTTTAAAGGAATTGCAGGAAGAGGCTATTCAAAAAGTGGAACAGTCCACAAGCTTAAAAGAATTAAATGACATTCGTGTTGCATATTTAGGCAAAAAAGGTCCAATTACAGAAGTGCTACGCGGAATGGGAAAACTCTCAGCAGAAGAGCGACCAGTTATGGGGGCTCTTGCTAATGAAGTACGCGAAGCCATTGCGGTAAAAATCGAAGCAAAACAAAAGGGGCTAGAAGAGGCAGCCGTTCTAGAAAAATTAGCGTCTGAAAGCATTGATGTTACCCTTCCAGGCCGCCCTGTAAAGGTTGGAAACCACCATCCATTAACAAGAATCATTGAAGAAATTGAAGATTTATTCATTGGAATGGGCTACCAAGTAGCAGAAGGTCCAGAAGTAGAGCAAGATTACTATAACTTTGAAGCACTTAATTTACCGAAAGGGCACCCTGCTCGTGATATGCAGGATTCCTTCTACATCACGGAAGAGATTCTTCTTCGTACCCATACATCACCAGTGCAGGCCCGTACAATGGAAAAACATCAAGGGAAAGGCCCAATTAAAATTATCTGCCCTGGTAAAGTATACCGCCGCGATAATGATGACGCGACACACTCCCATCAATTCATGCAAATCGAAGGCCTTGTTGTCGGAGAAAACATCCGCATGAGTGACCTTAAAGGAACATTAGAGGTATTCGCGAAGAAAATGTTCGGTGAAGACCGTGAAATTCGTCTGCGCCCTAGCTTCTTCCCATTCACAGAACCGTCTGTTGAAATGGACATCTCTTGTAAAATTTGCGGTGGCCACGGCTGTAGCGTATGTAAACAAACAGGCTGGATTGAAATTCTTGGAGCAGGAATGGTTCATCCAAATGTCCTTGAGATGGCTGGCTACGATTCTAAGAAATATACTGGATTTGCTTTCGGTATGGGACCAGAACGAATCGCAATGCTGAAATACGGTGTGGATGATATTAGACATTTCTATACCAATGATGTACGTTTCTTAAAACAATTTTCAAAACATGAATAG
- the pheT gene encoding phenylalanine--tRNA ligase subunit beta → MFVSYKWLQDYIDLTGVTAEELAEKITKSGIEVEGVETLNEGIKGVVVGHVLEREQHPNADKLSKCLVDVGQEQPVQIICGAPNVAQGQKVAVATVGAVLPGNFKIKRAKLRGEESNGMICSLTELGMEGKVVPKEYSEGIFVFPADAEVGVDALELLNRDDEVLELSLTPNRADCLSMLGVAYEVAAILGREVKLPETTLEPTSEKASDYVNVVVEAKEDNPLYVAKLIKNVKIGPSPLWMQTRLMSAGIRPHNNVVDITNYILLEYGQPLHAFDYDRLGSKEILVRRANDGEKFITLDDVERTLTSDHLVITNGTEPVALAGVMGGANSEVTSDTTTVLLEAAYFNGGTVRKASKDHGLRSEASARFEKGVDPNRVRAAGERAAYLMAKYAGGEVLEGASEVDTLTVEPAVVSVTLEKINRVLGTELQMSDVRDIFDRLQFSVSVEQDTITVTAPTRRGDIKIEEDLLEEVARLYGYDNIPKTLPIGSTTPGKLSDYQKKRRVVRQYLEGAGLYQAVTYSLTSEEKAAQFALEKRDTIRLAMPMSEERSILRLSIMPQLLEVVKYNSARQNDSLAVYETGAVFLANGEDTLPTEKEHVAGAVTGLWHSHSWQGEKKAVDFFVVKGILEGMFAKLGLSEKVQYVQAQAEGMHPGRTAEVLINGEKIGFVGQVHPSVQKELDLKDTYVFELSLQAILEAEAPVLQYDAIPRFPSITRDIALVVNSETVSGTLKEIILTAGAPLLKEVHVFDLYEGDKMEEGKKSIAFSLKYADPERTLTDEEVTKVHSSVLEALEEKAGAVLRG, encoded by the coding sequence ATGTTCGTTTCATATAAATGGCTTCAGGATTATATTGATTTAACTGGTGTAACAGCAGAAGAGCTAGCTGAAAAAATTACAAAGAGCGGTATTGAAGTTGAAGGAGTAGAAACTCTTAACGAAGGCATTAAAGGAGTGGTGGTTGGTCATGTTCTAGAACGTGAACAGCATCCAAATGCCGATAAATTAAGCAAATGCCTTGTTGATGTGGGACAAGAACAACCGGTACAAATTATCTGTGGTGCACCGAACGTAGCACAGGGACAAAAAGTAGCAGTGGCAACAGTCGGAGCCGTTCTACCAGGTAATTTTAAAATTAAACGCGCGAAGCTTCGCGGCGAAGAATCAAACGGCATGATTTGCTCTCTTACTGAGCTTGGCATGGAAGGAAAAGTTGTTCCAAAAGAATACTCTGAAGGAATCTTTGTTTTTCCAGCGGACGCAGAGGTTGGCGTAGATGCTCTTGAATTGCTTAACCGTGATGATGAAGTACTAGAGCTTAGCTTAACGCCAAACCGTGCAGATTGCTTAAGCATGCTTGGGGTTGCGTATGAAGTGGCAGCGATTCTTGGCAGAGAAGTAAAGCTTCCAGAAACAACCTTAGAGCCAACAAGTGAAAAAGCATCGGATTATGTGAACGTAGTGGTTGAAGCGAAAGAGGATAACCCGCTTTATGTGGCAAAACTCATTAAAAATGTGAAAATCGGTCCATCCCCACTTTGGATGCAAACACGTTTAATGTCTGCGGGAATTCGTCCGCATAACAATGTTGTGGATATTACCAACTACATTTTATTAGAATATGGTCAGCCATTACATGCATTCGATTATGATCGGTTAGGTTCAAAGGAAATTCTTGTTCGCCGTGCAAACGATGGCGAAAAGTTTATCACGCTTGATGATGTAGAACGTACATTAACATCCGATCACCTGGTGATTACGAATGGTACCGAGCCTGTTGCACTTGCCGGTGTCATGGGTGGTGCCAATTCTGAGGTAACTTCAGATACAACAACAGTTTTATTAGAGGCTGCTTATTTTAACGGGGGAACCGTTAGAAAAGCATCAAAGGATCATGGCTTACGAAGCGAAGCGAGCGCTCGCTTTGAGAAGGGTGTAGATCCAAACCGTGTCCGCGCTGCAGGCGAACGTGCTGCTTATTTAATGGCAAAGTATGCTGGCGGAGAAGTGTTAGAAGGAGCATCGGAGGTGGATACACTGACAGTAGAACCAGCAGTGGTATCTGTTACTCTTGAAAAAATCAATCGTGTCCTTGGCACAGAACTCCAAATGAGCGATGTAAGGGATATCTTTGACCGTCTTCAGTTTTCAGTAAGTGTGGAGCAGGATACGATTACCGTTACGGCGCCAACACGCCGTGGTGATATCAAAATTGAAGAAGATTTATTGGAAGAAGTTGCTCGTCTATATGGCTATGATAACATTCCAAAGACATTACCAATCGGTTCTACGACTCCTGGAAAATTATCTGACTACCAAAAGAAACGCCGTGTGGTTCGTCAATATCTTGAAGGAGCAGGACTATATCAAGCTGTAACTTATTCCTTAACTAGTGAGGAAAAAGCTGCACAATTTGCTCTTGAAAAGCGTGATACAATCCGTTTAGCAATGCCAATGAGTGAGGAACGCAGTATCCTTCGTTTAAGCATCATGCCACAGTTGTTAGAAGTGGTAAAATACAATAGCGCTCGTCAGAACGATAGCTTAGCCGTGTATGAAACGGGTGCTGTATTCTTAGCAAATGGCGAAGATACGCTTCCGACTGAGAAAGAGCATGTAGCAGGTGCTGTAACTGGTCTTTGGCACAGCCATTCTTGGCAGGGTGAGAAGAAGGCAGTAGACTTCTTCGTTGTAAAAGGTATTTTAGAAGGCATGTTTGCGAAGCTTGGTCTATCTGAAAAAGTTCAATATGTTCAAGCGCAGGCAGAAGGAATGCACCCTGGACGTACAGCAGAAGTTCTCATAAATGGAGAGAAAATCGGTTTCGTCGGCCAAGTACACCCAAGCGTTCAAAAAGAGCTTGACTTAAAAGATACGTACGTATTTGAGCTATCTTTACAAGCAATCCTTGAAGCAGAAGCACCGGTATTACAATACGATGCCATTCCACGCTTCCCATCTATCACAAGAGACATTGCCCTAGTGGTAAACAGTGAAACGGTGTCAGGCACCTTGAAGGAAATTATTTTAACAGCAGGTGCGCCGTTGTTGAAAGAGGTTCACGTGTTTGATTTATACGAGGGCGACAAAATGGAAGAAGGCAAGAAGTCCATCGCGTTCTCATTAAAATATGCAGATCCAGAACGTACTTTAACCGATGAAGAAGTAACAAAGGTTCACAGCAGCGTTCTAGAAGCATTAGAAGAAAAAGCAGGCGCGGTTTTACGCGGATAA
- a CDS encoding nuclease-related domain-containing protein, with amino-acid sequence MVIKERKIPLVMLILEALCRRLPLDYPKYQQILEELGRRQAGYRGEVSLDYYLRLLPNDKYWILHDLNLPDGDYNCQIDTLLLTSEFALIIEVKNLAGKLIIDTDNEQFTQINNEKEKGYIYPIAQAERHQEYLRKLMAEHKFPSIPIDHLVVISNGNASYVVTGKNAYKVKPRVCKADVFNNKMHFFENLYSEPLLNTKELRKLSRLLIKMNTIPTNYILEKYGIKKNNILTGIFGPQCNHRPLVRKKHKWYCHTCDAYFKDAHINALKDYFLLIDSKITNKQFREFAQIKSHDTAKRLLQSANLKYFGVKKARYYSPKTIPW; translated from the coding sequence TTGGTTATAAAAGAAAGGAAAATTCCGTTAGTTATGCTTATTTTAGAGGCATTATGCCGCAGGTTGCCGCTGGATTACCCAAAGTACCAGCAAATTTTAGAGGAATTGGGAAGAAGACAGGCCGGCTACAGAGGTGAGGTAAGTCTTGATTATTATTTACGCTTGCTTCCAAATGATAAGTATTGGATTCTCCACGATCTGAACCTTCCAGATGGTGATTACAACTGTCAAATAGATACTCTTCTTTTAACCTCAGAATTTGCCCTTATTATTGAAGTGAAAAATCTAGCTGGTAAATTAATAATTGATACTGACAATGAACAGTTTACACAAATAAATAATGAAAAGGAAAAGGGGTACATTTATCCAATTGCCCAAGCAGAAAGACATCAAGAGTATTTAAGGAAGTTGATGGCTGAGCACAAATTTCCCTCTATACCAATTGATCATTTAGTCGTGATTAGTAATGGTAATGCTTCATATGTGGTCACGGGGAAAAATGCTTATAAAGTCAAACCACGCGTATGTAAGGCTGATGTCTTTAATAATAAAATGCACTTTTTTGAGAATCTATACTCTGAACCTCTTCTTAATACAAAAGAACTCCGAAAACTAAGTCGCCTTCTCATCAAAATGAATACAATCCCAACAAATTATATCTTGGAAAAGTACGGTATCAAAAAGAACAATATTTTAACTGGTATTTTTGGCCCACAATGTAATCATCGTCCCCTTGTTCGAAAAAAACATAAATGGTATTGCCATACCTGCGACGCATACTTCAAAGATGCTCATATAAATGCACTTAAGGACTACTTTCTATTAATCGATTCGAAGATTACGAACAAGCAATTCCGAGAGTTTGCACAAATTAAATCTCATGATACCGCGAAAAGATTACTTCAATCTGCGAATCTAAAGTATTTTGGTGTGAAAAAGGCACGATACTACTCCCCGAAGACTATCCCTTGGTGA
- a CDS encoding 4a-hydroxytetrahydrobiopterin dehydratase, translating to MANRLSLTEIDQKVGELSGWKLDGKFIVKKYRFQEFLKGVAFVNEIAALSEEVNHHPFIAIDYKLVTLRLTSWNAGGLTDLDVELAGKYDEIYEKFK from the coding sequence ATGGCAAATCGACTTAGTTTAACAGAGATTGATCAAAAGGTTGGCGAATTATCCGGTTGGAAACTCGACGGAAAGTTCATCGTGAAAAAATATCGTTTTCAGGAATTCTTGAAAGGTGTCGCGTTCGTGAATGAAATTGCGGCGCTATCCGAAGAAGTCAACCATCACCCATTCATCGCGATCGACTATAAATTAGTCACTTTGCGGCTCACATCGTGGAATGCCGGCGGATTGACGGATCTGGATGTGGAATTGGCGGGGAAATATGATGAAATCTATGAGAAATTTAAATAA
- the rnhC gene encoding ribonuclease HIII: MGNVVIKVGINEITEMKKYYSKQLLEKNPPGSVFSAKTPGCVITAYNSGKVLFQGNDSEKEAGRWGSVDSLGGAPTKKVASSAKGDVPPGISGMSVIGSDEVGTGDFFGPITVVAAYVKKEHIPLLKELGVRDSKDLNDEKIIAIAKVIKDVVPFSLMTLKNDKYNKLQQSGMSQGKMKALLHNQAILNVLEKIAPEQPEAVLIDQFVQPSTYFQHIKSQKAVARENVYFSTKAEGIHLAVAAASILARYAFVQYIDKLSEAAGFKIPKGAGAQVDVAAAKLIASKGRDILPAFVKLHFANTDKALALVNKRKN, translated from the coding sequence TTGGGAAATGTGGTAATTAAGGTAGGAATAAATGAGATTACAGAAATGAAGAAGTATTATTCAAAGCAGCTTTTAGAAAAAAATCCACCTGGAAGCGTGTTTTCGGCCAAGACCCCTGGTTGTGTCATCACAGCTTACAATTCCGGCAAGGTGTTATTTCAGGGAAATGATAGTGAAAAGGAAGCTGGGAGATGGGGTAGTGTTGATTCATTAGGGGGTGCGCCCACTAAAAAGGTTGCTTCTTCTGCTAAGGGAGATGTACCGCCCGGCATCAGCGGCATGTCCGTTATTGGTTCGGATGAAGTGGGAACGGGTGACTTTTTTGGTCCGATCACAGTCGTTGCTGCTTATGTAAAAAAAGAACATATCCCTCTTTTAAAAGAATTAGGTGTACGAGATTCAAAGGACTTGAATGATGAGAAGATTATAGCGATTGCTAAGGTTATTAAGGATGTAGTACCGTTTAGTTTAATGACATTGAAAAACGACAAATATAATAAGCTGCAGCAGTCAGGCATGTCTCAAGGGAAGATGAAGGCACTTCTACATAATCAGGCCATTTTGAATGTATTGGAAAAGATTGCACCCGAACAACCAGAAGCGGTGCTCATTGACCAATTTGTACAGCCAAGTACTTATTTTCAACATATCAAGAGCCAAAAAGCCGTTGCGAGAGAAAATGTATATTTTAGCACGAAAGCAGAAGGGATTCACTTAGCTGTTGCAGCCGCAAGTATTCTCGCGCGTTACGCCTTCGTCCAATATATAGACAAACTGAGTGAAGCAGCAGGCTTTAAGATTCCTAAGGGGGCTGGCGCACAGGTAGATGTGGCCGCCGCCAAGTTAATTGCTAGTAAAGGGCGGGACATTCTCCCAGCCTTTGTAAAGCTGCACTTCGCTAACACGGATAAAGCCTTGGCTCTAGTAAATAAAAGGAAGAATTAA
- the zapA gene encoding cell division protein ZapA, whose product MSNTQKHRTTVDIYGQQYVIMGTESPSHIRLVASLVDDKMREISSKNPSLDVSKLAVLTAVNAVNDYIKIKDQLDRLQTELLKEKD is encoded by the coding sequence TTGTCAAACACACAAAAACACAGAACAACCGTAGATATTTACGGTCAGCAATACGTTATTATGGGTACGGAAAGCCCAAGTCATATTAGGCTAGTAGCATCGTTAGTTGACGATAAAATGCGGGAAATCAGTTCCAAGAATCCATCTCTGGACGTTAGTAAGCTTGCCGTTTTAACAGCCGTAAATGCAGTCAATGATTATATCAAAATTAAAGACCAGTTGGATCGGTTGCAAACAGAACTACTAAAGGAAAAGGACTAA
- a CDS encoding CvpA family protein, with product MLDLAIIILLIIGFFVGLKRGFILQLVHLTSFIIAYVVATIYYEELAPKLTLWIPYPNLGEGTTLKLLTDSTNMETAFYRAISFVIIFFAVKILLQIIGSMLDFIAHLPILRQLNVWAGGIFGFLEVYLIIFILLYIAALIPIEFLQNPLDNSFMAKAIVNHTPILSQQIKSLWIEYTAA from the coding sequence ATGTTGGATTTAGCCATTATTATTCTCTTAATTATTGGATTTTTTGTCGGCCTTAAAAGAGGCTTCATACTGCAGCTTGTTCATTTAACCAGTTTTATTATTGCATATGTCGTAGCAACAATATACTACGAAGAGTTGGCACCGAAGCTCACTCTCTGGATTCCTTATCCAAATCTAGGTGAGGGAACAACCTTAAAACTCTTAACAGATAGCACCAATATGGAGACCGCATTTTACCGTGCCATCTCCTTTGTTATTATCTTTTTTGCGGTAAAAATTCTTTTGCAGATTATCGGTTCCATGCTAGATTTCATTGCACATCTGCCTATTCTTCGCCAGTTAAATGTGTGGGCAGGAGGAATCTTTGGTTTCTTGGAAGTCTATCTAATTATCTTTATTTTATTATATATTGCTGCGTTGATTCCAATAGAATTTTTACAAAATCCATTGGATAACTCATTTATGGCAAAAGCAATTGTGAACCACACCCCTATCCTTTCACAGCAAATAAAGAGCTTGTGGATTGAATATACAGCTGCTTGA
- the polX gene encoding DNA polymerase/3'-5' exonuclease PolX — MEVNKKDLIRLLEMIAIYMELKGENPFKISAFRKAANALETDERTLTEIEDFTAISGIGKGTASVIEEYIKEGSSSVLTELKAEVPTGLIPLLQLPGLGGKKIAKLYKELGVVDVSSLKEACETGKVQALAGFGKKTEEKILSAIENVGTRPERLPLAYMLPIAEQIEENLAETPEIDRFSRAGSLRRMRETIKDLDFIIATTQPESVRQSLLDWPNIKEVVGAGDTKVSIVFALDYDVSVDFRLVKPEEFITTLHHFTGSKDHNVRMRQLAKERGEKISEYGVENVETGEILTFTSEEEFFKHFDLPFIPPEIREDGKEVDTFTAQEELIELEDIKGDLHMHSTWSDGAHSIEEMAEACRARGYQYMAITDHSQYLKVANGLTPERLLKQREEIKKLNEKYDDFLILSGVEMDILPDGTLDYEDDILSEMDFVIASIHSAFSQPREKIMERLKTALTNNHVDLIAHPTGRKIGRREGYDVDIDMLIELAKETNTALELNANPNRLDLASEYLRKAQETGVKILINTDAHKMDTLKHMEIGVSTAKKGWIKKSSVVNALDKNELLEFLHNRN; from the coding sequence ATGGAAGTAAACAAAAAAGATTTAATTCGTTTATTAGAAATGATTGCTATTTATATGGAACTCAAAGGGGAGAATCCGTTTAAGATATCGGCTTTCCGGAAGGCTGCTAATGCACTTGAAACCGATGAACGTACCCTAACTGAAATTGAGGACTTTACAGCCATTTCGGGAATTGGAAAAGGAACTGCGTCTGTCATCGAGGAGTACATAAAAGAAGGCTCTTCTTCTGTGCTAACTGAGCTTAAGGCGGAGGTTCCAACCGGATTGATTCCGTTATTGCAGCTCCCAGGTCTTGGCGGCAAGAAAATTGCTAAGTTATATAAGGAATTAGGGGTCGTAGATGTTTCCAGTCTAAAAGAAGCATGTGAAACTGGTAAAGTGCAGGCACTGGCTGGATTCGGGAAAAAGACCGAAGAAAAAATCTTAAGTGCCATCGAGAACGTAGGTACAAGACCAGAACGTCTGCCGCTTGCCTATATGCTTCCAATTGCGGAACAGATCGAGGAAAATCTTGCTGAAACTCCTGAAATAGATCGTTTTTCAAGGGCCGGCAGCTTAAGAAGAATGAGAGAAACGATCAAAGATTTAGACTTCATTATAGCAACTACACAACCAGAAAGTGTCCGTCAGTCACTTTTAGACTGGCCGAATATTAAAGAAGTGGTAGGTGCTGGGGATACGAAGGTTTCCATCGTCTTTGCCTTGGATTATGATGTGTCCGTCGATTTTCGCTTGGTGAAGCCTGAGGAATTTATTACTACGCTGCACCATTTTACTGGCTCAAAGGACCACAATGTCCGAATGAGACAGCTTGCTAAGGAACGCGGTGAAAAGATCAGTGAGTACGGTGTAGAGAATGTAGAGACAGGTGAAATTCTTACATTCACATCTGAAGAGGAATTTTTCAAACATTTTGATCTTCCGTTTATTCCACCTGAAATCAGGGAGGATGGCAAAGAGGTAGATACGTTTACTGCCCAAGAGGAATTAATTGAGCTTGAAGATATCAAAGGGGATCTTCACATGCATTCCACATGGAGTGATGGTGCCCATTCCATTGAGGAAATGGCAGAAGCATGCCGTGCAAGAGGATATCAGTATATGGCAATAACAGACCATTCACAGTATTTGAAGGTTGCAAATGGGCTGACACCGGAGCGACTGTTGAAGCAACGGGAGGAAATTAAGAAGTTAAATGAGAAGTATGATGATTTCCTTATCCTTTCTGGAGTTGAGATGGATATCCTTCCTGACGGTACGTTGGATTATGAGGATGACATCCTATCAGAAATGGATTTTGTCATTGCATCCATTCATTCAGCCTTTTCACAACCAAGGGAAAAAATAATGGAACGCCTAAAAACGGCATTAACGAATAACCATGTTGATTTAATTGCCCATCCGACAGGAAGGAAAATTGGCCGTCGCGAAGGGTATGACGTCGATATTGATATGCTGATTGAATTAGCGAAAGAGACGAATACAGCATTGGAATTAAATGCGAACCCAAATCGCCTTGATTTGGCCTCAGAATATTTAAGAAAAGCGCAGGAAACAGGCGTAAAGATTTTAATCAATACAGATGCACACAAAATGGATACATTAAAGCATATGGAAATAGGTGTGTCTACAGCGAAAAAGGGCTGGATCAAGAAATCTTCGGTGGTCAATGCACTGGACAAAAATGAACTGCTTGAATTCCTGCACAATCGAAATTAA